One Polaribacter sp. KT25b DNA segment encodes these proteins:
- a CDS encoding polyphosphate polymerase domain-containing protein, with translation MQRNIEKLIAEFLPISLEEMNSVALMKRTDTKFVINKTQLVLMLENLNSDYKVLEIKSDRIMTYSSLYFDTIENKFYNDHHNGKVNRTKIRQRKYVESNLCFLEIKQKNGKGETNKSRIRVNDFELDLTNTSLDFITSTTDKEYNLKPSLWNGFNRITLVNLKEKERVTLDLNLSYKMNEVEKNFKNLVIVELKQERFNRKSEIVKALKALRQNPYSISKYCIGMISLYKDLKYNIFKKKLIKINNIIAQ, from the coding sequence ATGCAAAGAAATATTGAAAAATTAATAGCAGAATTTTTACCCATTTCTTTAGAAGAAATGAATAGTGTTGCTTTAATGAAAAGAACAGATACAAAGTTTGTAATTAATAAAACTCAATTGGTTCTAATGCTAGAAAATTTAAATAGCGATTATAAAGTTTTAGAAATTAAAAGTGATAGAATAATGACTTATTCATCTTTGTATTTTGATACTATTGAAAATAAATTTTATAACGATCATCATAACGGCAAAGTTAATAGAACTAAAATAAGACAACGTAAATATGTAGAATCTAATCTTTGTTTTCTAGAAATAAAACAAAAAAATGGTAAAGGAGAAACCAATAAATCGAGAATAAGAGTTAATGATTTCGAACTAGATTTAACGAATACTTCCTTAGATTTTATAACATCAACTACAGACAAAGAATATAATTTAAAACCAAGTTTATGGAACGGTTTTAATAGAATTACGTTGGTAAACCTTAAAGAGAAAGAACGAGTTACTTTAGATTTAAATCTTTCTTATAAAATGAATGAAGTAGAAAAAAACTTTAAGAATCTAGTAATTGTAGAATTAAAGCAAGAACGGTTTAATAGAAAATCAGAAATCGTAAAAGCCTTAAAAGCATTAAGGCAAAACCCTTATAGCATTAGCAAGTATTGTATAGGAATGATAAGTCTTTACAAAGATTTAAAATATAATATTTTCAAAAAAAAATTAATCAAAATTAATAATATAATAGCTCAATAA
- a CDS encoding DUF4956 domain-containing protein: MFRFTLNFIFLTLIIRFIYYPNSKRKDYVFTYYLISIIVFFLCFTLKKYEMDIGMALGLFAIFGIIRYRTNPVDIKEMTYLFVVIGVSIINSLANKKMSYAEILSANAIIVVVLVFIEKYWALKQVVSKTIVYENIENIKPENYNLLKNDLENRTGITINSISVGNVDFLKDVATLTIYYYENKQINI, from the coding sequence ATGTTTAGATTTACACTAAACTTTATATTTTTAACTTTAATAATTAGATTTATTTATTACCCAAATTCAAAAAGAAAAGATTACGTTTTTACCTACTATTTAATAAGCATTATTGTGTTTTTTCTATGTTTTACATTAAAAAAATATGAAATGGATATTGGTATGGCATTAGGTCTTTTTGCCATTTTTGGCATAATTCGTTACAGAACTAATCCTGTTGATATTAAAGAAATGACTTATTTGTTTGTTGTAATTGGTGTATCTATCATCAATTCATTAGCAAATAAAAAAATGAGTTATGCAGAAATTCTTTCTGCAAATGCAATTATTGTTGTTGTTCTAGTTTTTATAGAAAAATATTGGGCTCTAAAACAAGTAGTTTCTAAAACTATTGTTTATGAAAATATTGAGAATATTAAACCAGAAAATTACAATTTGCTAAAAAATGATTTAGAAAACAGAACAGGAATAACTATTAATTCAATATCAGTTGGTAATGTAGATTTCTTAAAAGATGTTGCTACGCTTACTATTTATTATTATGAAAATAAACAGATAAATATATAA
- a CDS encoding DUF2490 domain-containing protein, with translation MKSNKTNQLFLKLVLLNIVLFTSVNLAQSEGETDWASWSTIGVEYKLNKKWSFGLEEQFRLKENFSETDNFFTQLNADYQLFNNFKLGAGIRYIRENDNTGNIQGYEDHFRFQFDAAYKHKINNFNLGYRLRYQNKNELGVSADEGDYVNQNIRFKTSVEYNFNNWSLDPKFSAEIFNRFQEGEENGFNKYRLTLGTDYKIKNIGKVGLFYRFEKELNVDFPDTKNILGLSFIYNIKN, from the coding sequence ATGAAAAGCAATAAAACCAACCAGTTATTTTTAAAATTAGTACTATTAAATATTGTGTTATTTACGAGTGTAAATTTAGCACAATCAGAAGGAGAAACAGATTGGGCATCCTGGAGCACAATAGGAGTAGAGTATAAGCTTAATAAAAAATGGAGTTTTGGTCTAGAAGAACAATTTAGATTAAAAGAAAATTTTTCTGAAACCGATAATTTTTTTACACAATTAAATGCAGATTATCAACTGTTTAATAATTTTAAATTAGGCGCAGGAATTAGATATATAAGAGAAAATGATAACACAGGAAACATACAAGGTTATGAAGATCATTTTAGATTTCAGTTTGATGCAGCTTATAAACATAAAATAAATAATTTTAACCTTGGATATCGATTACGTTATCAAAACAAAAATGAGTTAGGTGTTTCTGCGGATGAAGGAGATTATGTAAATCAGAATATTCGTTTTAAAACATCTGTAGAATACAATTTTAATAACTGGAGTTTAGACCCTAAATTTTCTGCAGAAATATTTAATCGTTTTCAAGAAGGAGAAGAAAATGGTTTTAATAAATATAGGTTAACGCTAGGCACAGATTATAAAATTAAGAATATTGGTAAAGTAGGTTTGTTTTATCGATTTGAGAAAGAGCTAAATGTAGATTTTCCTGATACTAAGAATATTTTAGGTTTAAGTTTTATTTATAATATTAAAAACTAG
- a CDS encoding sulfatase, translating to MKNKFLLSTLLLSIVISFTGFSQKKKQPNVLFIAVDDLRADLGTYGSDVVISPNIDKLASEGIQFNKAYVQQSICGPSRASILTGSRPETINVIDLFQDFRANRPSIVTLPQHFKENGYETVYLGKVFHGKYNDQELSWSRKPTIVKLNDNIPETSGGYALAESQLMYLKNKIALEAKYGEKLIRENWLDKGPALESADVPDETYEDGHNTLSAIATLNEMVKKDDKPWFLALGFKKPHLDWIAPKKYWDLYDETKIPIATNVNPPKDGAAMGLSESLELRVSADIPKTGEFSVELQQKLRHGYYACISYIDAQVGKMIQALKDSGEYENTIIVFWSDHGFNLGEMGYWGKATNYEIATRVPFIISAPGITDKTKGQKSDALVELLDLYPTLCDLAGLDKPSNLEGKSLLKNLKKPKTKSQKPAFSLFPTPALREWAARPFTPPFRTTFFKPLIVKIENKIKAQMGEKWDKKTFEQFVMGYAMRTDDYRIVIWKDRRKPKETPLFIELYDHRTNSDESVNVAAQNPELVKRLVNQFNKIY from the coding sequence ATGAAAAACAAGTTTTTACTAAGTACTTTATTATTATCGATTGTGATTTCTTTTACAGGATTCTCTCAAAAGAAAAAGCAACCAAATGTATTATTTATTGCCGTAGATGATTTACGTGCAGATCTTGGAACTTATGGTTCTGATGTTGTAATATCTCCTAATATTGATAAGTTGGCAAGTGAAGGAATTCAATTTAACAAAGCCTATGTTCAGCAATCTATTTGTGGGCCTTCTCGTGCAAGTATTTTAACTGGATCTCGTCCAGAAACAATTAATGTTATCGATTTATTTCAAGATTTTAGAGCAAACAGACCAAGTATTGTTACGTTACCTCAGCATTTTAAAGAGAATGGATATGAAACTGTTTATCTTGGTAAAGTTTTTCACGGAAAATATAACGACCAAGAATTGTCTTGGAGTAGAAAACCTACTATAGTAAAATTAAATGATAATATTCCTGAAACTTCTGGTGGTTATGCACTTGCAGAAAGCCAATTAATGTATTTAAAAAACAAGATTGCTTTAGAAGCTAAATATGGCGAAAAACTTATTCGTGAAAACTGGTTAGATAAAGGACCGGCTTTAGAATCTGCAGATGTACCAGATGAAACTTATGAAGACGGACATAACACACTTTCTGCTATTGCAACCTTAAATGAAATGGTTAAAAAAGACGACAAACCTTGGTTTCTTGCTTTAGGATTTAAAAAACCGCATTTAGATTGGATTGCTCCAAAAAAATATTGGGATTTATATGATGAAACAAAAATTCCTATTGCTACAAATGTAAATCCGCCAAAAGATGGTGCTGCAATGGGTTTATCTGAATCTTTAGAATTACGTGTTTCTGCTGATATACCTAAAACTGGAGAATTTAGTGTAGAATTACAGCAAAAATTACGTCACGGATATTATGCGTGTATTAGTTATATTGATGCTCAGGTCGGTAAAATGATTCAAGCTTTAAAAGATTCTGGAGAGTATGAAAATACAATTATCGTTTTTTGGTCTGATCATGGATTTAATCTTGGAGAAATGGGTTATTGGGGAAAAGCTACAAATTATGAAATTGCAACGAGAGTTCCTTTTATTATTTCTGCACCAGGAATTACTGATAAAACAAAAGGGCAAAAATCTGATGCGTTGGTAGAATTACTAGATTTATATCCTACTTTATGTGATTTAGCTGGTTTAGATAAACCAAGTAATTTAGAAGGTAAAAGTTTATTGAAAAATTTAAAAAAGCCAAAAACAAAATCTCAAAAACCTGCATTTAGTTTATTCCCAACTCCGGCATTAAGAGAATGGGCAGCAAGACCATTTACACCTCCTTTTAGAACTACTTTTTTTAAACCTTTAATTGTTAAAATTGAGAATAAAATTAAAGCTCAAATGGGAGAAAAATGGGATAAAAAAACTTTTGAACAATTTGTTATGGGCTATGCAATGAGAACAGATGATTATAGAATTGTAATTTGGAAAGATAGAAGAAAACCTAAAGAAACACCTTTATTTATAGAACTTTATGACCATAGAACAAACTCAGATGAATCTGTAAATGTTGCAGCTCAAAATCCTGAATTGGTAAAAAGACTTGTTAATCAATTTAATAAGATTTACTAG
- the murB gene encoding UDP-N-acetylmuramate dehydrogenase — protein sequence MNIQQNKSLKNYNTFGISVNAKRFISIDSVYQLQQLLKVEKDLFLISGGSNMLLTKDIKELVVHINIKGISIDKENENEVFITVNAGESWHEFVVWCVENNYGGIENLSLIPGNVGTCPIQNIGAYGVEVKDTITKVEALEIETGKLVSFSNDECNFGYRNSIFKNEVKGKYIITSVSFKLTKNKHQLNTSYGAIDVELASKEIEKPTLKNISDAVITIRKSKLPDPKKIGNSGSFFKNPVVSKKQFLKIKEANSKVPFYEIKPLGDSKGDVEYKIPAGWLIEQAGFKGKRFGNYGVHEKQALVLVNYGNATGLEIYQLAEKIKQTILQKFGISLEIEVNIIL from the coding sequence TTGAACATTCAACAAAACAAATCTTTAAAAAATTATAATACGTTTGGTATTTCTGTAAATGCCAAACGTTTTATTTCTATTGATTCTGTATATCAATTACAACAACTTTTAAAAGTTGAAAAAGACCTTTTTTTAATTTCTGGCGGAAGTAATATGTTGCTTACAAAAGATATTAAAGAGTTGGTTGTTCACATTAATATTAAAGGAATTTCTATTGATAAAGAAAATGAAAACGAAGTTTTTATTACGGTAAATGCTGGCGAAAGTTGGCACGAATTTGTAGTTTGGTGTGTTGAAAATAATTATGGCGGAATTGAAAACTTATCTTTAATTCCTGGTAATGTTGGTACTTGCCCTATTCAAAATATTGGTGCGTATGGCGTTGAAGTAAAAGACACAATTACAAAAGTTGAAGCACTAGAAATTGAAACTGGTAAATTAGTTTCTTTTTCAAATGATGAATGTAATTTTGGATATAGAAATTCTATTTTTAAAAACGAAGTAAAAGGGAAATATATTATTACTTCTGTTAGTTTTAAATTAACTAAAAATAAGCATCAACTAAACACTTCTTACGGTGCAATTGATGTTGAATTAGCATCCAAAGAAATAGAAAAGCCTACTTTAAAAAACATTTCTGATGCTGTAATTACTATCAGAAAATCGAAACTTCCAGATCCGAAAAAAATAGGAAATAGTGGTAGTTTTTTTAAAAACCCTGTAGTTTCTAAAAAACAGTTTTTAAAAATAAAAGAAGCAAATTCAAAAGTACCTTTTTATGAAATAAAACCTTTAGGCGACTCTAAAGGTGACGTTGAATATAAAATTCCTGCAGGTTGGTTAATTGAACAAGCTGGTTTTAAAGGAAAACGTTTTGGCAATTATGGTGTTCACGAAAAACAAGCATTGGTTTTGGTAAATTATGGCAATGCCACCGGATTAGAAATTTATCAGCTTGCTGAAAAAATAAAACAGACAATTCTTCAAAAATTTGGTATTTCTTTAGAAATTGAAGTAAATATTATCCTTTAA
- a CDS encoding pyridoxal phosphate-dependent aminotransferase, protein MPTISKKGIQMPESPIRKLVPYAEDAKKRGTKVFHLNIGQPDIKTPQVALDAVKNNNITTLSYARSEGSEEYRTKLANYYKNHNINVNVNNIVITTGGSEALLFSIGSITDPGDEIIIPEPFYANYNGFSTASGVTVVPVISSIDNNFALPKIEDFEKLITKKTKAILICNPGNPTGYLYSKEEIEKLKQIVLKHDLYLIADEVYREFTYDGLQHTSILSIEGLEQNAIVIDSVSKRYSMCGARIGCIVSRNEEFIKTAIKFAQARLSPPTYALIASEAALETPQSYFDEVIEEYVERRNTLITELKKIEGIKVANPKGAFYCVVELPVIDSDDFAQWLLEEFSDNNETVMVAPASGFYSTAGEGKKQIRIAYVLNKKDLIRSVEILAKALKQYNS, encoded by the coding sequence ATGCCAACAATATCTAAAAAAGGAATACAAATGCCAGAATCGCCAATTAGAAAATTGGTGCCATATGCAGAAGATGCTAAAAAAAGAGGTACAAAAGTATTTCATTTAAATATCGGTCAACCAGATATTAAAACACCACAAGTTGCTTTAGATGCTGTAAAAAACAATAATATTACAACATTATCTTATGCACGTTCTGAAGGTTCTGAAGAATACAGAACTAAACTTGCCAATTACTATAAAAACCATAATATTAATGTTAATGTAAATAATATTGTAATAACAACCGGTGGTTCTGAAGCCTTACTTTTTTCTATAGGAAGTATTACAGACCCTGGTGATGAAATTATAATTCCAGAACCTTTTTATGCAAATTACAACGGATTTTCTACTGCTTCTGGAGTTACTGTAGTTCCTGTAATTTCTTCTATTGATAATAATTTTGCTTTACCCAAAATTGAAGATTTTGAAAAACTTATCACAAAAAAAACAAAAGCAATTTTAATTTGTAATCCAGGAAATCCGACAGGATATTTATACTCTAAAGAAGAAATTGAAAAACTAAAACAAATTGTTTTAAAGCACGATTTATATTTAATTGCCGATGAAGTTTATAGAGAATTTACCTACGATGGTTTACAACACACTTCTATATTATCTATAGAAGGCTTAGAGCAAAATGCTATTGTAATAGACTCTGTTTCTAAACGTTACAGCATGTGTGGCGCAAGAATTGGTTGTATTGTTTCTAGAAACGAAGAATTTATTAAAACTGCTATTAAATTTGCACAAGCTAGGTTAAGCCCGCCAACATATGCATTAATTGCTAGTGAAGCAGCTTTAGAAACACCACAAAGTTATTTTGATGAAGTAATTGAAGAATATGTAGAAAGAAGAAATACATTAATTACAGAATTAAAAAAAATTGAAGGTATAAAAGTTGCCAATCCAAAAGGTGCTTTTTATTGTGTTGTAGAATTACCTGTTATAGATTCTGATGATTTTGCGCAATGGCTTTTAGAAGAATTTAGTGATAATAATGAAACCGTAATGGTTGCGCCCGCAAGCGGATTTTATTCTACTGCTGGCGAAGGTAAAAAGCAGATAAGAATTGCATACGTTTTAAATAAAAAAGACTTAATTAGATCTGTAGAAATTTTAGCTAAAGCTTTAAAACAATACAATTCATAA